The Meiothermus sp. genome segment CGCCAGACTTCAGGCTTGGACTCAACCATGGCGGAGACAATGACCGCACGGTCGGGCCAGTTGCGCTTCACATCCCGGATCTCCTTCAAGTTGACCTCGAGCGGCCGGTCGGAAATCAGCTCCACGTTGTTGATGGCCAGCATCTTCTGGCTCCCGTAGTGCCAGGCTCCATAGCGGTTCGAGACGTTCAGTACCGGCGCCCCGATGGTCTTCCAGACAGCTCCGCCCCAGCCGTGCTCAAAGGCCCGGTGGATCTGTGCACCCGAGTTGGTGGGGGGCGCTGAGGCCAGCCAGAAGGGGTTGGGGGACTTGATACCGGCAAAGTTGATGCTAAGGTCGGCCATTAACTGCTCCTTTCATTGGGGTTGAAAGCGAAAACTCACCTTACAAAAAGGCCTCTTTGTCCAATCAATCATCGGCGGCTGCGCCCATCCCGGCCATCAGGTTGCGGTGAATCGCAAACGCCGCCAGTTTGCCGTCCTGCACTGCCATCACGGTAGAGGCCGAGCCCTTGGCCCGGATGCAGTCGCCACCGGCGTAAACGCCGGGCAGGCTGGTCTCGTAATCCTGGTTGACCTTGATGAAGCCCTTGTCGGTCTCGAGGCCCAGCAGCCCAGCCACCACTGGTTTCTCCTGTCCAATGGCCTTCACCACCTGATCGCAGGGCAACACGAACTCCGACCCAGGCACGGGCTCGGGGGCGGGCCGGCCCGAGGCGTCGGGGGCCCCCAGGGCCATCCGCACGCACTTCAAGCCCACCACCTGGCCGTTTTCCACCAGCACCTCCACGGGCTGGGTCAGGAAGCGGAACTCCACCCCTTCGTTTTTCACAAAGCTGTACTCGAAGTCGTAGGCCGTCATCTCACGCTCGGTACGGCGGTAGACCATCGTGACCCGCTCGGCCCCCAGGCGCTTGGCAATGGTGGCGCAGTCCACGGCGGTATTACCCGCCCCAATCACCACCACCTGATGCCCTACCTTGAGGCTTTCGGGATTCATCTTGGAGGTCTCGATATACTGCAGGCCGTCCAGGATGTACTCCTCTCCGGGAATTCCCATCCTGGGCACGGCCCCCAGGCCCACGCTCAGGAACACCGCATCAAAGCCCCGCTTTACCTCATCCCAGGAAAGGTTTCGGCCCAGCTCCATCTGAGTCTTGATCTCCACGCCCAGCCGCCGCACCATATCGGCCTCGGCCTGGGCCACCTCTACCGGCTCACGCAGTACGATGATGCCGTAGGTTGAGAGCCCGTTGGGAAGTTCGCGCTTCTCAAAAACCGTGACGCTGTGTCCCAGCTTGGCCAGCTCGCCGGCGCAGGTCAGGCCCGCGGGCCCCGCCCCGATCACCGCGACCTTCTTGCCTGTGGGGGGGCCTGGCTTGAACACGTCAATCCCGCGCTCATACACGAAATCGGTTGCGTAGCGCTGCAAGCGCCCAATGGCGATGGGTTTGTGCTCGGCCCCGAGCACACAGGCCCCCTCACACAACTCCTGCACGGGGCAGACCCGCGCGCAGGTGGCCCCCATCAGGTTGGACTCCAGAATTGTGCGGGCCGAACCCACCACGTTCCCGGTCGCAATTTTTTTGATGAACTTGGGAATGTCAATGTGGGTGGGACAGGCATGGGTGCAGGGCGCGTCGTAGCAGTAGAGGCAGCGGTTGGCTTCAACCAGCGCCTCGTGGTCGGTCAGGGGCGGGTAGTATTCAGATAGCACTTCCTCTGGCTTGATGATCTGCACGCTTCCTCCTTTATTTGGACTGGTGTCTTCTCTCCACACAAAAGAACAAAAACCCTCTCGGTGATTGATCACTAAGACGGTTCGTGCCCTCACGGGAGCCGATTTAACCCAGCAGATTTGTTCTAACAGGAATATACGAGCCAGGTTAGAACGTTGTCAAGCACACTTTCTCCTGCTTAGGTGGCCCGGCTAAATGCAATACCGTGAATGTATTTCTAAATAAGCCTTGCTCGAGGTTTACAGATAGTGTAAATAGTTAAACAAACCCACCCCATTATGTCTTGACTTAACTATACATATGTTATATACATACTCCATGGCACTGAAACGAACCACGCCCAATAAAAAAGATGTCAGCGACTTGCTGATGGATATTGTTACCGGCGCAATTGCGGCCCTGTTGCTGGTGGTTTTTGCCCTGATGGTGCCCACCATCTAATACGAGATTCGGTTATTTCGCGCCATCCGGCGCCGAACTAACCCGACCGAAGGGAGTGCTCTAGGATTCAAAAAGATAGCCTCTGGTGGTCTTTGGTTTGGATGATTATCTTTTTGAATCCGGTATAAGCCCGCCAGCAAATGCCGCCTCGAAGGCAGATTGACTGTTTGGCCCCGCATCAAAGTTCATCATGCCGTAGAATTTTGATGTGTATGAGACCTTGGAAGGCTCTGTTTTGCAAGCCCGAATCGCCAGCATTCATGGAGCGGTTTTCTACGATGTGGTGTTGCAAACGGGCGACACCGTCCGTCGGTTGCGTTTTCAGGATACATTTTTGAACCCTGCCCCTGAGGCTGGCGAGTATTTACAAATTGAACTCATTTTGGGGAACGTGAGCAACGTGCAACGAATCCCGGCTCCATGACGGTCTGTCGGGATGGTCAAGCGTGGTTTACTTTCGAGAACCAGATAAATAAACCTTGAGTAAGATACACTCAAGTAGCCTAAGTGTAAGATTTGACCCTATCCATGTCCCACCACCCTATAAAATCAAGTATATATATCGCTCCCATCCCGCCGAGAGAGCGACGAACCCCAGGCGGAACTCAGGAGATAGATACCTTATGCGCTTAGAACTGCCGGTCATTCCACTGCGAAATACCGTGATTTTGCCGCATACCACCACCCCGGTGGATGTGGGCCGCGCCAAAAGCAAGCGTGCGGTCGAAGAAGCCATGGGTGCCGACCGGCTCATCTTCCTGGTCGCACAGCGTGACCCGGAAGTGGACGATCCTACCCCGGATGACCTGTATGAATGGGGGGTGCAGGCCGTGGTGAAGCAAGCCATGCGCCTGCCCGATGGTACTTTGCAGGTCATGGTCGAGGCCCGCGCCAGAGCCAAAGTCGCAGAATACATCGCGGGGCCATTCCTGCGGGCCCGGGGCGAAGTGTACTCCGAGGTTTTCCCCGCCGACGAGACCGTGACCCGTGTGCTGGTAGAAGAACTCAAGGACGCTTTCGATAAATATGTGACCAACCACAAGTCGCTAAGGCTCGATCGCTATCAGCTCGAGGCCGTGAAGGGCACCACCGACCCGGCCATGCTGGCCGATACCGTCACCTACCACTCGACCTGGACGGTGGCCGAGAAGCAGGAGATTCTCGAGCTAACCGATATAGAAGCCCGGCTCAAGAAAGTGCTGGAATTCCTCAGTCGGGATCTGGAGCGCTTTGAGCTGGACAAGAAGGTCGCCCAACGGGTCAAGGAGCAGATGGACACCAACCAGCGCGAGTACTACCTGCGCGAGCAGATGAAAG includes the following:
- a CDS encoding NAD(P)-dependent oxidoreductase, whose amino-acid sequence is MQIIKPEEVLSEYYPPLTDHEALVEANRCLYCYDAPCTHACPTHIDIPKFIKKIATGNVVGSARTILESNLMGATCARVCPVQELCEGACVLGAEHKPIAIGRLQRYATDFVYERGIDVFKPGPPTGKKVAVIGAGPAGLTCAGELAKLGHSVTVFEKRELPNGLSTYGIIVLREPVEVAQAEADMVRRLGVEIKTQMELGRNLSWDEVKRGFDAVFLSVGLGAVPRMGIPGEEYILDGLQYIETSKMNPESLKVGHQVVVIGAGNTAVDCATIAKRLGAERVTMVYRRTEREMTAYDFEYSFVKNEGVEFRFLTQPVEVLVENGQVVGLKCVRMALGAPDASGRPAPEPVPGSEFVLPCDQVVKAIGQEKPVVAGLLGLETDKGFIKVNQDYETSLPGVYAGGDCIRAKGSASTVMAVQDGKLAAFAIHRNLMAGMGAAADD